One segment of Panicum virgatum strain AP13 chromosome 1K, P.virgatum_v5, whole genome shotgun sequence DNA contains the following:
- the LOC120653921 gene encoding uncharacterized protein LOC120653921: MIAAKATEFIQEITHRFGVPNRIITDLGTSFTESEFWDFCQETCIDVYYTSVAHPRCNSQVERTNGLILQGLKARIFDQIEKYSSKWILEIPRVVWGLRTQRSRSTGYSPFFMVYGSEAILSTDIAFCAPHTQNYDEGEAETTQRIDLDSAEDHRLMAALQHARYEQ, from the coding sequence ATGATAGCAGCCAAGGCAACCGAGTTCATCCAGGAGATAACGCACAGGTTTGGAGTGCCTAACCGGATCATCACAGACCTGGGCACCTCCTTCACCGAATCCGAATTCTGGGACTTCTGCCAGGAAACCTGCATCGATGTGTACTACACCTCCGTAGCTCACCCTAGGTGTAACAGCCAGGTGGAACGCACTAATGGCTTGATCCTTCAGGGGCTCAAAGCCAGGATTTTCGACCAGATCGAAAAGTATAGCTCCAAGTGGATCCTGGAAATACCTAGAGTAGTATGGGGGCTGCGCACGCAGAGAAGCCGGTCCACCGGCtactctcccttcttcatggttTATGGTTCTGAGGCTATCCTCTCGACGGATATTGCCTTTTGTGCTCCACACACCCAGAACTATGACGAAGGCGAGGCCGAAACAACTCAGCGAATAGACCTCGACTCGGCCGAGGATCACCGTCTGATGGCAGCCCTCCAGCACGCCCGGTACGAGCAGTAG